The following proteins are encoded in a genomic region of Neovison vison isolate M4711 chromosome 12, ASM_NN_V1, whole genome shotgun sequence:
- the KRT78 gene encoding keratin, type II cytoskeletal 78 codes for MSRSTCQARRGFGARSACSAPPGGRGSRSSFSSRSLISFGGCRGSSRGRAWGSGRGPRVWFGEGRGGPGLSLCPPGGIQEVTIDRSLLTPLKMEIDPEFQVVRTQETQEIRTLNNQFASFIDKVRFLEQQNKVLETKWELLQRLGMSDSPPDLESFFEGYLARLRWQLEQLQSERRAVDAELKSCQDQEEEYKAKYEEESRKHATAENDFVVLKKDVDGVFLSKMELEGKLASLREYLCFLRQLNEEELGQLQTQASDVSVVLSMDNNRGLDFSDIIAEVRARYEEIAQSSKAEVEMLYQTKYQELQASARLHGDSMKETKVQISQLQQASQRLQSQIENLKKQNADLQATIADAEQRGELALKDAQSKLDELEAALTAAKQDLARMLRDYQELMSTKLALDVEIATYRRLLEVEESRMSGRCTSQVTISVGGGSVVSGGAGSGLGATCGLADGKGSFGSSCSSIVTGGSNVILGSGQGPVCGSCSVSCSSSGSSSGGHTILKKTVESSLKTSVTY; via the exons ATGTCTCGCTCAACATGCCAGGCCCGGAGGGGCTTCGGCGCTCGCTCTGCCTGTTCTGCACCCCCAGGGGGCCGTGGCAGCCGGAGCAGCTTCAGCAGCAGAAGCCTCATTTCCTTTGGGGGGTGCAGAGGATCCTCTCGTgggagggcttggggatcagggagAGGACCACGGGTATGGTTTGGGGAGGGCCGTGGTGGGCCCGGGCTTTCCTTGTGCCCTCCGGGGGGCATCCAAGAAGTGACCATTGACAGAAGTTTGCTGACCCCACTGAAGATGGAGATTGACCCCGAGTTCCAGGTGGTGAGGACTCAGGAGACCCAAGAGATCAGAACCCTCAACAACCAGTTTGCTTCCTTCATTGACAAG GTGCGCTTCCTGGAGCAGCAGAACAAGGTCCTGGAGACCAAGTGGGAGCTGCTGCAGCGGCTGGGCATGAGTGACAGCCCCCCGGACCTGGAGTCTTTCTTTGAGGGCTACCTGGCCCGGCTCCGGTGGCAACTGGAACAGCTCCAGAGCGAGCGAAGGGCTGTGGACGCCGAGCTGAAGTCCTGCCAGGACCAGGAGGAGGAGTATAAGGCCAA GTATGAGGAAGAGTCCCGCAAGCATGCCACGGCTGAGAATGACTTTGTGGTCCTAAAAAAG GATGTGGATGGAGTTTTCCTGAGCAAGATGGAGCTGGAAGGCAAGCTGGCATCTCTCCGAGAGTACCTCTGTTTCTTGAGGCAACTCAATGAAGAA GAACTGGGCCAGCTCCAGACCCAGGCCAGTGACGTGTCTGTGGTGCTGTCCATGGACAACAACCGAGGCTTGGACTTCAGTGACATCATTGCGGAGGTCCGCGCCCGGTACGAGGAGATTGCCCAGAGCAGCAAAGCTGAGGTGGAGATGCTGTACCAGACCAAG TACCAGGAGCTTCAGGCGTCTGCCCGGCTTCATGGGGACAGCATGAAGGAAACCAAAGTCCAGATCTCTCAGCTGCAGCAGGCGAGTCAGAGGCTGCAAAGTCAGATCGAGAACCTCAAGAAGCAG AATGCCGACCTGCAGGCCACCATTGCCGATGCCGAGCAGCGTGGGGAGCTGGCCCTCAAGGATGCTCAGTCCAAACTGGATGAGCTGGAGGCCGCCCTGACAGCAGCCAAGCAGGACCTGGCCCGGATGCTGCGCGACTACCAGGAGCTCATGAGTACGAAGCTGGCCCTGGACGTGGAGATCGCCACCTACCGCAGGCTCCTGGAGGTTGAGGAGAGCAG gATGTCTGGGAGGTGCACCAGTCAGGTCACTATCT CTGTGGGCGGAGGCAGCGTCGTGTCTGGAGGAGCGGGCAGTGGCCTGGGGGCCACTTGTGGACTTGCAGACGGGAAAGGCAGCTTTGGGTCCAGCTGCTCCAGCATCGTGACCGGAGGCTCCAATGTCATCCTGGGCTCTGGGCAGGGTCCTGTTTGCGGCTCCTGCTCTGTATCGTGCTCTAGCTCTGGCTCTAGCTCCGGCGGCCACACCATCCTGAAGAAGACAGTGGAGTCAAGTCTGAAGACGTCTGTCACTTACTGA